The genomic segment AACGGTTCCACCGGGCTCAAGCCCGCCAGCACCAGCCGTCGCACGGGCGCCTGCACGGGTAGTTCCCAGGCGAGCCGGGCACCCAGCGAATATCCCACGACGTCCACTTCGGGCAGATCGTCGACCAGCCGGGCCAGTTCGGCGGTGATCGACTTCGCGGTCGGCGCGTCGGCGGGGGCCGGACTGGAGCCGTGACCGGGCAGGTCGGGCACGAGCACCGCCCGCCCGGCGGCGGTCAGCACCGACGGCCAGCCGGTGGTGATCCAGTCGGTGTGCCCGTCGGAGGCGAAGCCGTGCAGCAGCAGCACGGGCGGGCCGGAAACGGCCTCGGGGGTGAAGCGGCGCACGGCCAGGGTGGTGTCGGACACCGGATTCCTTTCTCAGCTTCGGGCGGGGCGGGTGCGCAGGCGCTGCAACTCGCTCAGCGTCCTGGCACGGGCGTCGACGGCGATCCGCAGGGACGAGCCGATGAGGTTCAGCAGGAACACGCACACCATGATCGTCACGCCCGGCACGACGACCAGCCACGGCGCGACGACCAGGTACGACCGGCCTTCGGCGATCATGTTGCCCCAGGTGGGCGTCGGGGGCGCGATGCCGAGGCCGAGGAAGCTCATCGCGCCGTCGACCAGCATCGCCGCCGCCGACAGGATGACCACCTGCACCAGCGCGAGCGGCAGCACGTTCGGGAAGACGTGCACGAGCAGGATCTTGCCCTTGCTCATCCCGGACACCCGTGCCGCGCCGATGTACGCGCGCCCGGCGATGCCGAGCACGCGGCTGCGGATGACGCGCGCGGTGAACGGGGTGAAGATGACCGTCAGCGCGATCAGCTCGGTCCAGATGCTGGCGCCGAGCGAGATGGCCAGCGCCATCGCCAGGATGATCGCCGGGAACGACATCCAGGCGTCCATCACCCGCATCAGCACCGCGTCCGCGGCCCGGAAGAAGCCGCTGACCAGCCCGATCACCAGCCCGGAGAAGGCCGCGCACAGGGTGATCAACGCGGACAGCCCGAGCGAGGCGCGCCCGCCGGAGACCAGCCGGGCGAGCACGTCCCGGCCGAACGAGTCGGTACCCAGCGGGTGCGCGGCCGAGGGCGGCAGCAGCCGGTTGACCGGATCGGTGGCGCTCACACTGGGCAGGAAGAACGGCAGCACCACCACCGCCAGCACGATCAATCCCAGCAGCGCGCCGGAGATCACCAGCAGCCGGTTGCGCCGGAACAGCCGGGCCGCGCGGGGTGCGGTCACCGCCGGCCGCGCGGAGTCGGCCAGAGCCACGCTCATGCCACACGCACCTTCGGGTCGAGCAGTGCGTACGACAGGTCGACCAGCAGGTTGACCAGCACGAACAGCACCGCGACGAACAGGGTCACGCCCTGGATCAGCGGGAAGTCACGGGTGGACACCGCGCCCATCAGCAGGTGCCCGAGCCCCGGCACGACGAAGATGGACTCGATGATCACGATGCCGCCGACCAGCATGGCGAAGTTGCTGCCCAGCTGGGTGATCAACGGCATCAGCGCGTTCGGCAGCACGTGCTTGAGCATCACCTGGCGTTCGGGCAGCCCTTTCACCCGCGCGGTGCGCAGGTACGCCAGCGGCAGTTCGCCGAGCAGGCTTTCGCGCAGGGTCAACACGAACAACGCGGTCTGCCCGATCACCAGCACGGTCAGCGGCAGCACCAGCGCGGGCACCGCGGTGGCCGGATCGGTGAACAGGTTCTCGTACCCGCTGGAGGGGAACCAGCGCAGCGTCACCGAGAACACCAGCACCAGCACCAGCGAGATCCAGAAGTCCGGCATCGCCATGCCCAGCGCGGAGAACCGGTCCAGCGCCCGCGCCACCGGGTTGCGCGGGGACACCGCCTGCCACGAGGTGATCGCCACCGAGAGGAAGAAGCTGAGCACGGTCGAAAGCACGGCCAGGGTCAGCGTCGGCAGGATGTGGTCGGCGACCACGCCGAGCACCGGCGCGTGGTAGGTGATCGAGGTGCCGAAGTCACCCTGCACCACGTTGCCTGCCCAGCTCAGGTACTGCTCCCACAGCGTCCCGTTCAATCCCATGCTCTCCCGCAACGCGTCCACATCGGACGGACGCGCGGTCGGGCCGAGGATGGCCTGCGCCGGGTCGCCGGGGATGAGCCGGATGACGAAGAACATCATCGTGCCGACGATCACCAGGATGATCAGCAGATCGCGCAGCCTGCGCAGCAGCAGAGCGGTCATGACGCCAGCCAGGAGTTCCAGAACACCCGGTAGAAGTCGCCGTAGCCCTTCAACCTCGGCGAGTAGGCCGCGTATAGCTTCGACTGGCTCAGCGTGATCACCGAAAGCTGCTGCCAGGTGAACGCCTGCATCTTGTCCACCACCGCCTTCGCCTGCTCGGGTGAGGTCGAGGCGTTGTACTCGGCCATCAGTGCGTCCAGTTCGGGCGAGGACGAGCCGTTCAGCGTGCCCAGGGTGAGCGCGGGCATCTGCGCCGGGGAGGTGAGCGCGGAGTCGAAGAACAGCGTGGTCAGGTCCCAGCCGCCCGGGTCCTTGGTCAGCGTGCCCAGCATGGTGGCGAAGTCGAAGGTGTCGATCTTCGTGGTGATGCCGATCTTGGACAGCTCGTCCTGGATCAGCACGGCCCACTTGCCGAACTCCGGGTACGAGTTCGTGGTGACGATGCGGACGGTCGCGCCCGCGGTGATCCCGGCTTCGGCGAGCAGCTGCCTGGCCTTCTCCGGATCGCGCTGGCGGTAGACCTCTTCACCGGCGGTGGAGTAGAACGCCTGGTTGTCCGGGGAGGCGAAGGCGCCGGTTTCGAGGGTGAGGTCCTTGCTGCCCCCGGTGGCCGCGTTGAGCGCCGGCTTGTCCAGCAGCAGGTTCAGTGCCTGGCGGGCCCGCGGGTCGGCGAAGCGCGAGCCGGGATTGAAGTTCGGGATGACCACGTTCTCGTTGCCGCCGGGCAGGTTGTGCACCACCACGGCGGGGTTGGCCCGCAGTGTCTCGTACTGGTCGTTGGTCGGCATCGCGTGGTCCCACTGGCCGGTCTGCAGCCCGTTGATCAGCGCGTCCTGGTCGGAGACCACCTTGTAGGTCACGGTGTCGAGGTAGGCGTGCTTGGCCCCGGCCTGCCCGCCCCAGTCCTCTTCGGACCGCGACGCGTAACCGGGGTGGCGCTCCAGCACCAGTTCACGGCCGATGTCCCAGCTCTTCAGCTTGTAGGGCCCGGTGCCGATCGCCTTGTCCTGGCCGAAGCCGGTCGGCGGCACGCCTGCGAGGTTCTTCGCCTCGTAGATTTCGGTGCCCGCACCGGCCAGTTCGTTGATCAGCGGGTAACGCGGCCGCTTGAGCCGGATGGTCACCGTCGCCGGATCGGGCGCGGTGATCGCCTCGATGTCCGGGGAGACCAGCTGCCCGGTGCGGTGACCGGTCTGCCAGCGCTGGAGGCTGGCCACCACGTCGTTCGCGGTCAGCGGGGCGCCGTCGTGGAAGGTGACGCCCTGGCGGAGCTTGAACTCGTAGGTGAGCCGGTCCGGGCTGGTGGTGTAGTCCTGCACCAGCATGGGCCGCGCGGTGAAGGTGCGGTCCACTTCGAACAGCTTCTCGTACAGCATGTTGCCGAGGTGCGCGGTGACCTGGCCGGGATTGGCGACCATGTCGAGCGACTGCGGGTCGGTGGGCACCGCGACGTTGAGGTTGCCGCCGCGCACGGGCGGGCCGTCGGCGGCGGCGCCACCGCCCGCCGCGCCACCCATGCAGGAGCTGAGGAGCGCGGCGGTCACCACGCCGAGCACGGCCGAAGTCAGGGTTCGTCTCATGGGGTCCGCAATCCTGTGTGGGGGAGGGAGGGCAGTTCGGGGTTCGCCGCGAGCAGGCGGCGGGTGTAGTCGTGCCGCGGGCGGAGCCGGATCTCGTCCGGGTCGCCGGTCTCGATCAGCTCACCCCGGTACATCACGCCGACGCGGTCGGCGACCGACAGCACCAGGCTCAGGTTGTGCGTGATGAACAGGAAGCTCAGCGCGCGGGAGCGGCGCAGGTCGAGCAGCAGGTTCATCACCTGACCCTGCACCGAGACGTCGAGCGCCGAAGTGGGTTCGTCGGCCACGATCAGGTCGGGTTCCGCGGCGATCGCGCGGGCGATGGACACCCGCTGCCGCTGCCCGCCCGAGAGCTGCGACGGCAGTTTCGCGGCGGTACCGGCGGGCAGGCCGACCTCGTCGAGCAGCTCGGCGACCCGGCGGTCCAGTTCGGCACCACGCATTCCGGTCAGTTCCCGCAGCGGCTCGGCGACGATCCGGGCGGCGGTGTGCCGGGGGTCGAGCGAACTCTGCGGGTCCTGGAAGATGAGCTGGGCGCGGCGGCGGAACGCGCGCTCGTCGCCGTCGAGCCCGGCCGCGGTGCAGCGGTGCTCGCCGAAGGTGATCGTGCCGGCGGTGGGTGGTTCGAGCGCGCTCACCAGGCGGCCGAGCGTGGTCTTGCCCGAGCCCGATTCCCCGACCAGGCCGAAGAACTCGCCGGGGGCGATGGTGAGCGAGACGTCGTTGACCGCGAGCACCTCCGGCTCGCGGCTGAGCGAGAACCGGCCACGTCCTCCATACACTTTGGACACGTGCTCGATGACGAGCGGGGTGCCGTCGCCGGTGCGTTCCGGCCGCGGCCTGGTGAGCGCCCTGGTTTCGGTGGCGGTGGCCGAGCCGCCGTTCATCGCGGCTTCGAGCAGGGACTCGGAGATGGTCGGGAAACCGTCGCGCCTGCTGACCCCGAGCTGCGGCACGCAGTCGAGCAGCGCCCGCGTGTACGGGTGCTCCGGTGCGGCGAGGATGTCCTCTTTGGACCCGAGTTCGACCAGCCTGCCGCGGTACATCACCGCGATCCGGTCGGCCACCCGCGCGGCCACGCCCATGTCGTGGGTGATGAACACGCAGGCGGTGCCGTGGTCGCGGCGCACCCGGTCGAACAGGGTGAGGATCTCCGCCTGGGTGGTCACGTCGAGCGCGGTGGTCGGCTCGTCGGCGATGAGCAGGCCGGGATCGGCCATCAGCGCCAGCGCGATCATCACCCGCTGCTGCATGCCGCCGGACATCTGGTGCGGGTACAGCGACAGCACGCGATCGGTGTCGGTCAGCCCGACCTCGGTGAGCAGCCCGTGTGCCTTCACCTCGGCCTCGCGGTGCAGCGGCGTGCCCTTGCGCACCGCCTGCCGTGGCAGGGATCCGGGTCTGCGGTAGGCCTCGATCAGCTGCCTGCCGACGCGCTGGCTCGGGTTCAGCGAATCCAGCGCCTCCTGGAAGATCATCCCGATCCGCGGCCCGCGGTAGGCCCGCATCTCGTCGGCGGGGAGCCGGGTCAGGTCCACACCGTCCACACTGATCTCACCGCGGGTGCGCACCGGGGCGACGAACTCGAGCAGCCGGATGATCGACAGGGCGGTCACGGTCTTGCCGCTGCCGGACTCGCCGACCACGCAGAGTGTCCGCCCCTGGTCGAGATCGAACGAGAGCTCCCGGACCAGTTCGCGCTCGGTGTCGTCGGTCAGCACGCCGACGCTGAGTTCTCGTAGTTCGAGCAGGGTCATGGATTCCCCTTCCTCGTGCCCGCCGTCGGCGGACCGGAACTGCCGGGGGAACACGAGCCGCCGGCAGGGGTAGTTCTACGCATGTTGACACCGGGGCGGTGCGCTGTCAATGGCTATATTCTACGAACGTAGGAAGTTGGTATCCGGCGGGTTTCGCCTGGTAATCGCGGAAAATCGACACTGGATTCTTTTATCTACGTCTGTAGACTCATCCGCGAACCAAGCGAAGGAGAACACCGTGACCGGGTCCAGAAGCACCGTCAGTCCCGATCGGATCGTAGACGTCGCCGTGGGGTACATGGCCGCCAAGCAGCTCTTCGCCGCGAGCCGGATCGGCTTGTTCGGCGCACTCGCCGCCGGGCCGCTGACCGCCGGGGGACTGGCCGCCGAGACCGGCAGGCCGGAGTCGATCACCCGCATCCTCGGTGACTCCATGTCATCGCTCGGGCTCCTGTCCCGTGTGGACGGACGATACGAGCTGACCGCCGACACTGCGGCGTACCTCGGCGGCGGCGAGCTGGATCTGTCGCCGTTCCTGACGTTCCTGGACTCGATCAGCTACGGGCACTGGCTGCAGTTCGGCCGCACCGCGGACACCGGCGAGCCCGGTGAGCTGGAGATGGACGACGAGCGCTGGGGCACCTTCCTGAACGGGGTGATGACCTACAACGCGCTGCACGCGAAGATGCTGGCGCGTGCGTTCGACTACTTGCCCTACGAGCACCTGCTCGACCTAGGCGGGCTGTCCAGCGCGTTCGCGGTGGAAGCCATGGGCGCCAACGAAAAGCTGCGGACGACCTTCGTGTTCGCCCCGCGCTCGGTGGAGCCGGTGACGAACGCGGTGGCCGAGGCTGGCTTGGCGGACCGGGCGACCGTGGTGGGCGCGGAGACCGACACCGCCCGGCCGGAGGGCGAGTTCGACCTGATCATGGTCAACCACGTGGTCCACCGGTTCAGTGCCGAGCAGAACGCGGGAATCCTGCGCAACGCGCGCGCGGCCGCCGCGCCCGGCGCCCGCCTGCTGCTGCTCGACTTCTTCCTCGACGACGACCCGGTCCAGCGGCCGCTCGACGCGCTGCACGCCGGGGAGTACCTGGTGATCGACGGTACGATCGTCTACCCGGAGGCGGAGGTCCGCACGTGGCTGGGCGACGCGGGCTGGCGGGTGGTCGACCGGCTGGCGCTGCCGGGGAGCCCGCGCGTGCTCGTCGCGGAAGCGGTGTAGCCGTGACCCTCGATCCCGCTGTCCAGGAGCTGCTCGCCCGCAGCGCGCCCGCCGAGGCCCCGGCCCGGCCGCCGACCGCGGCCGAACTGCGGGCCGCCTTCGCCGCTTCGTGGCGGCGTCCCGAATCGGTCGAGCCGGTCGCGTCGGTCACCGACCACGTGGTGCCCGGCGGGGTGCGGGTTCGCTTGTACCTGCCCGAATCCGCCATACCGGTCCCGGTTTTCGTGTGGATCCACGGTGGCGGATGGACGATCGGCTCGATCGACGAGAACGAGGTCGCCTCGCGGGCGGTGTGCAACGCGGCGAAGGTGGCCGTGGTCGCGGTGGACTACCGGCTCGCGCCCGAGCACCCGTTCCCGTCGGCGCCCGACGATTGCTACGCGGTGGTCGAGTGGCTGGCCGCGGGCGGCGCCGGACCGGCGGTCGACCCGGCACGCATCGCGATCGGCGGGGAAAGCGCGGGCGGCAACCTGTCCACAGTGGTCTCGATGATGACGCGCGACCGAGGTGGCCCGGCGCTGGCCGCGCAGGTGCTGATCTGCCCGGTCTACGGCCACCCGGACGACGGTTTCGGCTCGTACGCCGACTTCGCCGAGGGCTACGGCATGACCGCCGGCGCGATGCGATTCTTCTTCGAGCAGTACGTCACGGATCCGGCGCAGTTGGACGATCCGTACCTGCTTCCGTTGCGGGCCACGGACTTGACCGGCCTGCCGCCCGCACTGGTGCTGACCGCCGAATACGACGTACTACGGGACGAAGGCGAAGAATTCGCCCGACGACTGGCCTCGACCGGTACCCCGGTGGAGCTGACGCGGTACGAGGGCCAGATCCACGGCTTCTACGGCCTGCACACCGACCTCCCCGCTTCGCCACGCTCCCACACCCACGTCGCCGCCTACCTACGCAGGATTTTGTCCTGACCGATGCCGTGAATGTGGCTTTCACGGCACATTCCGCCGTGAAAGCCACATTCACGGCACCCCGCCGACCTCCGGGCCGAGTCCCACACTCAGGCAGCCGAACCTCACACTCCTGCAGCCGAACCTCGCACTCGGCGCACTCTCCCGGACACGAATGTGGCTTTGGGGGCCGAATCCGCCCCCAAAGCCACATTTGTGTCCCGGGGCAACTCGCCCGGCCCCCGCTCGCAGGGCAATGTCACGGCCGCGTCAGGCGGGTGAAGAAGGATTCCAGGTGCTGGTGTTGCAGCGCCACCGTGGAGAACTCGCCGCTGACCAGGCTCATCACGTTCGCCCCCGCGTTGAGCAGGACGATTTCGTCGACCAGTTGCTCGTCGGGGGTCTCGGTGACGATGTCCCCGTCTTCGCGCCCCTCGGTGAGGTACCGGTGCAGCAGTCCGCGCCACTCGCGCACGTGTTCCAGGTACTTGTCGTGCAGCTTCGGGTTCGTCAGCGAAAGTTGCCAGAAAGTCAGCAGCACGCGCCCGGCCGCGATGCGCTCGGCGTCGATCGGCATCGAGGAGAAGCACAGCTCCCGCAGCGCGACCAGCCCGCGCAGCTCGTCCAGTTCCACGTAAGCGCGCATCATGCCGAGCGCGCGTTCGTAGGTGGCTTCGATGATGTCTTCCTTGCTGGGGAAGTACAGCTTGAGCGCACCGTTGGCGAACCCGGCCGCCGCCGCGATCTCCCGCATGGTCGCGGCCTCGATCCCGCCCCGGGTGATCAGGTCCCAGGTGACGTCGACGATGTCACTGCGCCGCTGGTCGTGGTCGATGATCTTCGGCATCGGTTCACCTCCCGCACTGGTTCGTCTACCAGTGTAGGAGATCAGCCGCGGCGGAACACCCGGTGCCCGGCGAACCACGTCTCGGTCACCTCCGTCCGGGCCAGCTCGGCCGGCGAGGTCCGGAAGGGATCGCGGTCGAGCACCAGGAAGTCGGCCGACTTGCCAGGGGACAGCGAACCGGTGACGGCCCCGAGCCCCATCGCGCGGGCGCTGCCGAGGGTGAACACCTCGATCGCCTCGGGCAGCGAGATCGCCTGCTCCGGCCACAGCGCCCCGGGGTGCACCCCGGCCGGGTCCCGGCGGGTGACCAGGCCCTGGATGCCCTCCCAGGCGTTCGGCGATTCGCTGACCGGCCAGTCGGACCCACCCGCCACCAGCGCGCCGCTGTCCAGCAAGGACCGGTTGGGCTGCATGCGCGCCGCCCGGTCACCCGGCAGCACCGTCGCGATGGCGGACGGGATGACGCCCGGCACCCACAGGAACGGCGAGATGTCGGCGGAGACGTCCAGTGCGGCGAACCGCGGCACGTCGTCGGGATGCACGAACTGGCCGTGCGCCACCTGGAACCGCGCCTCGGTGTACCCCTCGGACCGCACCTTCTCGACCGCGTCCAGGGTGGCGCGCACGGAAGCGTCGCCGGTGCAGTGGACCTTGGCCGACAGCCCGGCCTCGGCCGCGGTCCGCAGCCAGCCTTCCAGCTCCTCGCCGGGCATCGTGGTCGCGCCGTGGTGGCAGCCGCCGTGCACCTCGTCCGGCAGGTACGGCTCCAGGAAGGCCGCCGTGCGGGTCGGCGGCACGCCGTCGAGGAAGATCTTCACGAAGTCGGGCCGGTGGTGCTCGGTGCGGTAGCGCCCGGCGACCTCCAGCAGCGGCGCGCCGATCGGGTCGAAACCGAAGATCGGGTCGTTGATCAGCAGCGAGGACACCACCCAGGCGTCCAGCTCACCGGCGTCGTCGAGCGACTTCAGCGCCCGCAGGATGTCCACCGAGACCCCGGCGTCCTGGAACGCGGTGACCCCGTACGAGTGCAGGACGCCGATCGCGTGGCGCGAAGCCGCCGCGTGCTGCTCTCCGGTGAGCTTCCTGGTCTCGCGCAACGCGTGCTCGACCAGCACCCCGGCGGCTTCGATCAGGACCCCGGTGGGTTCGCCGGTGGCCGGGTCGCGGACGATCTCCCCGCCCGCCGGATCCGGGGTCGCCGCGGTGATGCCGGACAGTTCCAGCGCCCGGCTGCTGACCCAGCGGTTGTGCCTGCTGTCGTCGGCCAGCGTGACCGGCCGCCCGCCCGCCGCCTCGTCGAGCGCGTGGCGCGCCGCGCGGTCCGAGAGCCGCGCGACCAGCGTGGCCGCCCACGCGCCGCCGATCACCCACTCGTCCGGCCCCAGCCCGGCCGCCCGCTCCCGGACCGCGGCCAGCAGCCGGTCGAAGTCCGCCTCCGTGCCCAGTTCGAGTTCGAAGAGCGCGGCCCGGCCGGCGAAGGCGTGGTGGGTGTGCACGTCGACCAGGCCGGGCAGGACGAACGCGCCGCCGAGGTCGAGCACCTCGGTCTTCGGCCCGCGCTCGACCTCCTCCAGCGAGAGCACCCGGCCGTCCTTGACCGCCAGCGCGGACGCCCACGGCCGCGTGGGGTCCACTGTGTACACCGTGGCGTTGGTGAGGATCAGGTCGGCGGCCAAGGCTCAGCTCCCGGCGGGGTCGAAGGTCTCGGGGTGCACGGTGGTGCTGAGCAGCCTGCCGTGCGCGCCGAAGGTGAAGTGGGTCGGCGTCCGGCCACTGGCGTCCAGGCCGAACAGCACCCCGTGCGAGCGCAGGCGCCGGGCGTCGCGGTGGTCGGCGACGGTCACCGAGGCGCACGGGATCACCTTCTCCCGCCAGGCGAACACGTAGATCCCCGGCCGCAGTTCGTAGACCGAGTTCTCGTCGGTGTCGGCGAGCCCCTTCTCCGGACCGGCCAGGCACTGCCAGGTGTACCAGTGCGGGCTGAGGTAGACGTGCTCGTAGGCGTGGGCCGTGCTGTACACCCACAGCACGCGCCGCCCGATCAGCGAGGTGCTCGGCGCGAGCGGTTCGCCGTGGGGCTCGAAGCCGTCGATCGTGGCGGCCAGGAAGGTCTGCGTGACCCGCGGCGAGGTGTCGCCGATCCGGCTGAGCACCAGCAGTGCCCGGCCCCGCCGCAGGTCGAGCAGCAGCGTGAAGGCCTCCTCCGGGCGGGCGCTGGGATGGAACTGGATGTAGTACAGCTCGTCGTCGACCAGGAAGGTTTCGCAGCGGTCGGTGCCGGAGCCGTGGTAGCCCCACTCGACGCGGGTACCGGTGAACGCCGCGGTGAAGGCGGTGCCGTCGGCGCAGGTCAGCTCGAAGGAGCGGCCGTGCAGGTCACCGACGGTCGGCGCCTTGTTCGCGTCGAACCCGCGGGCCAGGCTGTCCAGCGGGAGCCAGGTGGAGGTGTCGGACAGGGTCAGTTCGGTCATCGGCTGGTCCTAGGGTCGGCAGTGGCCGGCGGTGCCGGAGGGCAGGTCGAGCGCGGGGTTGCGGTCGCAGAAGCCGTAGGGGCGCAGGGTGAACCCCGAGTAGTCGACCGGCATCACCGGCCAGTCCTCGGGTCGCGGGATGTGGGTCGGGCCGAACACGTGCCACAGCACCAGATCGGTGTCGACCAGGTCGCGGTTCGCGGCGGTCCACGCGGGCAGCCCGGCGCCACCGGGGTGCGCGTTCGGCCGGTCACCGGCGGGGAAGCGCTCGTCGGCGCGGTACGGCGTGGCCCACAGGTGACGCGTGGCGAAGGTCGCTCGCTGGTGGACGGTCGATTCCGGTTGCGCCATCAGGGTCGCCGACGGTTTCGGCACGAGCTGGTAGGCCGTGGGCGCGCCGAGCCGGTTGGTCCGGTCCGCGCTGCGGATCTCCCACACGCGCGCCTTGGCCGGGTCCGCGTGCCGCTGGGCTTCCTGTTCGGTGCGCAGCGGTGTTTCCCGCCAGGTGAAGGCGTTGCCGTGCGGGTTCTGCTCGCCGGTCGGCACGCCTTCCACGTCGATTTCGTACAGCGAGTTGCGGTCACCGTCGATGGCCACGTCCAGCCGGGCGCAGAACAGGTGCTGGTGCACCGGCGCGAACAAACCGGGGGCGATTTCGTTGGCGTGCCGGTGTGCCGAGCCGGGGTGCCCGGCGCCGGCGAACACGATGCCGGTGGCCTTCGCCTCGAGTTCGACGGTCCCGTCGAGGTAGAGGTACCAGAAGAAGCCGTAGTCGTAGTTGCCGATGGTGGAGATGGACGAGATGACCAGCCGCCGCGAGCGCCGCACTTCGGCGTTGCCGTCGAGATCGGTGTGCTTCCAGAGGATCCCGTAGTCCTCTTCGTGCAGGCAGATTGCCCGCGGGATCTCGACCGGGTGGCCGTGGTCGTCGGCGACGAAGGCCGGGAAGTAGTGGATGACGCCGAGGCAGTCGCAGCCGAGCCGCAGGTCGTTGCCGTTCTTGCCGAGCAGGTACTCGCCGGCGTCGAAGTAGCTGATCCAGAACCGGCCGGGCGCGGTGTCGCCGTAGGGGACCACCATCTCCGGCATCGACGCCCGGTAGAGCACCGACCGGTCCTGGAAGCTCACCTGGTGCAGCGTCAAGCCTTCGCGGGCGTTGAAGCCGACGCGCAGCCGCCAGCCCTCCCAGGTGACCTCGCTGCCGTCGACGGTGAAGCTGGGGCCGTCCGGCTGGGTGATCTCGATCGGCTTGAGCGTGGTGCGCGGCGGCACATTCCCGTATCGGCCGTGCTCCGGTGGGACCGGGACGTCGCCCTCGTCCTCCACTCGCAGCACCCGGCGCCCGGTCAGATCGATGTGCACGATCAACCCCTCGACCGGATGCGCCCACGGGCTGTCGTTCTCGTCCTCGCGCAGGAAGGTCAGCGAGCGGATCACGCGGCCGGATTCGTCGGGCCTGCCGAAGTAGCCGGGGGCCAGTGGAGCGCAGAACGCGTGCTCGACGCGATCGGCGAGCCCGCGCCGGGTCATCGCCGCCTGCCACTCGGGCGAGGCCTTGGTGATCTCCGCGGCGAGGTCGTACTCCTCGAAGAGGTAGGCGGGCTGGCCTTCACCGCAGTCCTCACAGGACAGCAGCTCGCGCTTGGTCACCGAGACCACCGCGTCCCTGGCGTGCCCGGTGGCGGTGTCCAGCAGGGTGTACTGGATGCGCCGGTCGGCCACCAGCGCGGCGACGCTCGCCTTGTCCGGCTCGACCGGCAGCACCTGCGGGACGCGGGTGGTCGCGGTGAGCAGGCCTTCGGCGACCAGGATCGCGCGGCCCGCGGCCAGTTCCCCGGCGGA from the Amycolatopsis magusensis genome contains:
- a CDS encoding dipeptide ABC transporter ATP-binding protein, with product MTLLELRELSVGVLTDDTERELVRELSFDLDQGRTLCVVGESGSGKTVTALSIIRLLEFVAPVRTRGEISVDGVDLTRLPADEMRAYRGPRIGMIFQEALDSLNPSQRVGRQLIEAYRRPGSLPRQAVRKGTPLHREAEVKAHGLLTEVGLTDTDRVLSLYPHQMSGGMQQRVMIALALMADPGLLIADEPTTALDVTTQAEILTLFDRVRRDHGTACVFITHDMGVAARVADRIAVMYRGRLVELGSKEDILAAPEHPYTRALLDCVPQLGVSRRDGFPTISESLLEAAMNGGSATATETRALTRPRPERTGDGTPLVIEHVSKVYGGRGRFSLSREPEVLAVNDVSLTIAPGEFFGLVGESGSGKTTLGRLVSALEPPTAGTITFGEHRCTAAGLDGDERAFRRRAQLIFQDPQSSLDPRHTAARIVAEPLRELTGMRGAELDRRVAELLDEVGLPAGTAAKLPSQLSGGQRQRVSIARAIAAEPDLIVADEPTSALDVSVQGQVMNLLLDLRRSRALSFLFITHNLSLVLSVADRVGVMYRGELIETGDPDEIRLRPRHDYTRRLLAANPELPSLPHTGLRTP
- a CDS encoding methyltransferase, translating into MTGSRSTVSPDRIVDVAVGYMAAKQLFAASRIGLFGALAAGPLTAGGLAAETGRPESITRILGDSMSSLGLLSRVDGRYELTADTAAYLGGGELDLSPFLTFLDSISYGHWLQFGRTADTGEPGELEMDDERWGTFLNGVMTYNALHAKMLARAFDYLPYEHLLDLGGLSSAFAVEAMGANEKLRTTFVFAPRSVEPVTNAVAEAGLADRATVVGAETDTARPEGEFDLIMVNHVVHRFSAEQNAGILRNARAAAAPGARLLLLDFFLDDDPVQRPLDALHAGEYLVIDGTIVYPEAEVRTWLGDAGWRVVDRLALPGSPRVLVAEAV
- a CDS encoding alpha/beta hydrolase, translated to MTLDPAVQELLARSAPAEAPARPPTAAELRAAFAASWRRPESVEPVASVTDHVVPGGVRVRLYLPESAIPVPVFVWIHGGGWTIGSIDENEVASRAVCNAAKVAVVAVDYRLAPEHPFPSAPDDCYAVVEWLAAGGAGPAVDPARIAIGGESAGGNLSTVVSMMTRDRGGPALAAQVLICPVYGHPDDGFGSYADFAEGYGMTAGAMRFFFEQYVTDPAQLDDPYLLPLRATDLTGLPPALVLTAEYDVLRDEGEEFARRLASTGTPVELTRYEGQIHGFYGLHTDLPASPRSHTHVAAYLRRILS
- a CDS encoding ABC transporter substrate-binding protein; the protein is MRRTLTSAVLGVVTAALLSSCMGGAAGGGAAADGPPVRGGNLNVAVPTDPQSLDMVANPGQVTAHLGNMLYEKLFEVDRTFTARPMLVQDYTTSPDRLTYEFKLRQGVTFHDGAPLTANDVVASLQRWQTGHRTGQLVSPDIEAITAPDPATVTIRLKRPRYPLINELAGAGTEIYEAKNLAGVPPTGFGQDKAIGTGPYKLKSWDIGRELVLERHPGYASRSEEDWGGQAGAKHAYLDTVTYKVVSDQDALINGLQTGQWDHAMPTNDQYETLRANPAVVVHNLPGGNENVVIPNFNPGSRFADPRARQALNLLLDKPALNAATGGSKDLTLETGAFASPDNQAFYSTAGEEVYRQRDPEKARQLLAEAGITAGATVRIVTTNSYPEFGKWAVLIQDELSKIGITTKIDTFDFATMLGTLTKDPGGWDLTTLFFDSALTSPAQMPALTLGTLNGSSSPELDALMAEYNASTSPEQAKAVVDKMQAFTWQQLSVITLSQSKLYAAYSPRLKGYGDFYRVFWNSWLAS
- a CDS encoding ABC transporter permease; its protein translation is MTALLLRRLRDLLIILVIVGTMMFFVIRLIPGDPAQAILGPTARPSDVDALRESMGLNGTLWEQYLSWAGNVVQGDFGTSITYHAPVLGVVADHILPTLTLAVLSTVLSFFLSVAITSWQAVSPRNPVARALDRFSALGMAMPDFWISLVLVLVFSVTLRWFPSSGYENLFTDPATAVPALVLPLTVLVIGQTALFVLTLRESLLGELPLAYLRTARVKGLPERQVMLKHVLPNALMPLITQLGSNFAMLVGGIVIIESIFVVPGLGHLLMGAVSTRDFPLIQGVTLFVAVLFVLVNLLVDLSYALLDPKVRVA
- a CDS encoding alpha/beta fold hydrolase: MSDTTLAVRRFTPEAVSGPPVLLLHGFASDGHTDWITTGWPSVLTAAGRAVLVPDLPGHGSSPAPADAPTAKSITAELARLVDDLPEVDVVGYSLGARLAWELPVQAPVRRLVLAGLSPVEPFGAVDLDAALAFAGGGKPPSDPLTAMIARMITAPGRNPGALARCVEGLRQEPFAPAPGVISVPTRFVAGTEDPVSQGIDQLTALVPGSDLIRVPGDHGGALRSPEFKTTTLDFLR
- a CDS encoding TetR/AcrR family transcriptional regulator → MPKIIDHDQRRSDIVDVTWDLITRGGIEAATMREIAAAAGFANGALKLYFPSKEDIIEATYERALGMMRAYVELDELRGLVALRELCFSSMPIDAERIAAGRVLLTFWQLSLTNPKLHDKYLEHVREWRGLLHRYLTEGREDGDIVTETPDEQLVDEIVLLNAGANVMSLVSGEFSTVALQHQHLESFFTRLTRP
- a CDS encoding ABC transporter permease, encoding MSVALADSARPAVTAPRAARLFRRNRLLVISGALLGLIVLAVVVLPFFLPSVSATDPVNRLLPPSAAHPLGTDSFGRDVLARLVSGGRASLGLSALITLCAAFSGLVIGLVSGFFRAADAVLMRVMDAWMSFPAIILAMALAISLGASIWTELIALTVIFTPFTARVIRSRVLGIAGRAYIGAARVSGMSKGKILLVHVFPNVLPLALVQVVILSAAAMLVDGAMSFLGLGIAPPTPTWGNMIAEGRSYLVVAPWLVVVPGVTIMVCVFLLNLIGSSLRIAVDARARTLSELQRLRTRPARS